In Methanobrevibacter boviskoreani JH1, one DNA window encodes the following:
- a CDS encoding thiamine pyrophosphate-binding protein has translation MNTAEALVKLLENAGVKHIFGHPGEQILPVYRALQDSSIEHILVRHEQAGAHAASMYACSTGKFSVCISTASPGALNFVMAAATSYKDHVPILILTGDNPYSERLEDRFQTFDLPSVFENVTVKNYAPTNAKEAIHALKEAIEIFNKEPTGPIHINLPKDVLNEEAPSNYLDYPVEYDPNYNYNQLNLLKTIISSSKKPFIIAGAGVVWSGACLKLKEFAEKNNIPIATTYTARGVIDENNPINLGMVGLRGTAMSNYAYLNSDLILVLGSRLSERTTALTKDLNDFQQKIVHVNIDEHVLKGRLKIHGDVSHVLDELNKIEIDSYNNKQWLKEIKLHDEKLLVEGEDDTRSMPLRPQVAIKTVIGKMDDAYIMSDAGSHATWTMLYARPNKFGKFLYSGALCPMGMGLPGSIGISLAHPDDRVLVITGDGSFQMCIQELATIAEYNLPIVICVINNNQLAIIRQWEEMISPDFRYQVDLKNPDFLAIVKGYGIDGERVVNIEQLEKALLKAKDSNGPYFIEVLTRQENIPLSEVKPQ, from the coding sequence ATGAATACTGCTGAAGCTTTAGTTAAATTATTGGAAAATGCCGGTGTAAAACATATATTTGGTCATCCAGGTGAACAGATTCTTCCAGTTTATAGGGCACTACAAGACTCATCAATTGAACATATTCTTGTAAGACATGAACAGGCAGGTGCACATGCTGCAAGTATGTATGCTTGTTCTACTGGTAAATTTTCTGTATGTATTTCAACTGCATCTCCTGGTGCATTAAATTTTGTAATGGCCGCTGCAACATCCTATAAGGATCATGTTCCTATTCTTATTCTTACAGGGGACAATCCATACTCTGAAAGATTAGAGGACAGATTCCAAACATTTGACTTGCCAAGTGTCTTTGAAAATGTTACTGTTAAAAATTACGCTCCAACAAATGCTAAGGAAGCTATCCATGCATTAAAAGAGGCTATTGAAATATTTAATAAGGAACCAACCGGACCTATTCATATTAATCTTCCAAAGGATGTTTTAAATGAAGAGGCTCCTTCAAATTATTTGGATTATCCTGTTGAATATGATCCAAATTATAATTATAATCAATTAAATCTTTTAAAGACAATCATCTCATCATCTAAGAAACCATTTATTATTGCAGGTGCAGGGGTAGTTTGGTCTGGAGCTTGTCTAAAATTAAAGGAATTTGCAGAGAAAAACAATATTCCTATTGCCACCACATATACTGCCCGTGGTGTTATTGATGAGAATAATCCTATTAATTTGGGGATGGTCGGTCTGAGAGGAACTGCAATGAGCAACTATGCGTATTTGAATTCCGATTTGATTTTAGTGTTAGGTTCAAGATTGTCTGAGAGAACCACTGCACTTACTAAGGATCTTAATGATTTTCAGCAGAAAATTGTTCATGTTAATATTGACGAGCATGTTCTAAAGGGCAGACTTAAGATTCATGGTGATGTGTCCCATGTTTTAGATGAACTAAATAAAATTGAAATTGATTCCTATAATAATAAACAATGGTTGAAAGAAATAAAACTCCATGATGAGAAACTTCTAGTTGAAGGTGAAGACGATACCCGTTCTATGCCACTTAGACCTCAGGTAGCCATTAAAACAGTAATTGGTAAGATGGATGATGCTTATATTATGAGTGATGCAGGTTCTCATGCTACCTGGACAATGCTCTATGCCCGTCCTAACAAGTTCGGTAAATTTTTATATTCCGGTGCTTTATGTCCAATGGGTATGGGACTTCCAGGTTCAATTGGAATTTCCTTAGCACATCCTGATGATAGGGTTCTTGTAATTACAGGTGACGGAAGTTTCCAGATGTGTATTCAAGAGTTAGCAACTATTGCAGAATATAATCTTCCTATAGTCATATGTGTAATTAATAATAATCAGTTGGCTATTATTCGTCAATGGGAAGAGATGATAAGTCCTGATTTCCGTTACCAGGTTGATTTAAAAAATCCAGATTTCTTGGCTATTGTGAAAGGTTATGGCATTGACGGTGAAAGAGTAGTCAATATTGAACAATTAGAAAAGGCACTTTTAAAGGCTAAAGATTCTAATGGTCCTTACTTTATTGAGGTATTGACTCGTCAGGAGAATATTCCATTGTCCGAGGTTAAACCTCAATAA
- a CDS encoding DUF2953 domain-containing protein, producing MDILLGIIILIIIIILLIIIVLKIGIKIEISVKYSSEIKGELDLFILNKIKVLSKDFETGKDRNNKEDSKNNKLPSKELIKKIMDDRESFINMFKIIKRSTKLEHTNFHIKFGFNSPSTTAKFSGFLWAVGSILSANPKYHIRINPVFNEEIFNIEYDSALNISLLKPSYKVLKIIRKEPTKSIVKEIVKGFRDEKDES from the coding sequence TTGGATATTCTATTAGGTATCATCATTTTAATTATTATAATAATTCTTTTGATTATAATAGTTTTAAAAATAGGTATAAAAATAGAGATATCTGTAAAATATTCCAGTGAAATTAAAGGGGAGCTAGACCTATTTATCTTAAATAAAATAAAAGTCTTAAGTAAAGATTTTGAAACAGGTAAGGATAGAAACAATAAGGAAGATTCCAAAAATAATAAGCTTCCTAGTAAAGAATTAATAAAAAAGATAATGGATGATAGAGAGTCCTTCATCAATATGTTTAAGATTATAAAAAGAAGTACAAAATTGGAGCATACCAATTTCCATATCAAATTTGGTTTTAACAGTCCAAGCACAACTGCAAAGTTTAGTGGTTTCCTATGGGCCGTCGGAAGCATACTATCAGCAAATCCCAAATACCATATTCGAATAAATCCAGTGTTTAACGAGGAGATATTTAATATTGAATATGATTCAGCACTAAATATTTCCCTTCTTAAACCCTCATACAAAGTTCTAAAAATCATAAGAAAAGAGCCTACTAAATCAATAGTAAAAGAAATTGTTAAAGGATTCAGAGATGAAAAAGATGAGTCTTAA
- a CDS encoding GerW family sporulation protein produces MSNEETIKVTLEELKKLLKTNSIVGETIETENAELIPIVKMGFGFGSGGINDAGFGGAGAGIDPVSMVIIPKGESGSENIRVIDITARSETNKAINDLASIVTGIIKSYAAEKQGAYEANWEYKQEDDVKPENNSADINDVE; encoded by the coding sequence ATGTCAAATGAAGAAACTATAAAAGTCACCTTAGAGGAGTTAAAAAAACTTTTAAAAACCAATAGTATTGTTGGAGAAACAATTGAAACCGAAAATGCCGAATTAATTCCAATTGTAAAAATGGGATTTGGTTTCGGTAGTGGAGGTATTAATGATGCAGGTTTTGGTGGAGCCGGTGCAGGAATTGATCCTGTAAGTATGGTTATAATTCCAAAAGGAGAATCAGGTTCTGAAAATATAAGGGTAATTGATATTACAGCAAGAAGTGAAACCAACAAAGCAATAAATGATTTAGCAAGTATAGTAACCGGAATAATCAAAAGTTATGCTGCAGAAAAACAAGGAGCATATGAAGCTAATTGGGAATACAAGCAAGAAGATGACGTAAAGCCAGAAAATAACTCTGCAGATATAAATGACGTAGAATAA
- a CDS encoding pyridoxal-phosphate-dependent aminotransferase family protein — MNDTLLMLPGPVNVAPNVLAAMSKGIVNHRGAEFGKIYNETCDAMSRVFKTDNQSYIFTSSGTGGMEAAIANIANPKEKILSVVGGKFGERFADIARVHGIDVEELAVEWGTAVTPEAIEAALEADENIKAVSLIHNETSTGVAAPIKEIGKVMKNYDALFVVDTVSSLGGDEVDVDKFGIDVCVTGSQKCLAAPPGLSMITLSDDAWKAVEGVNPQTYYFNMKKYRDSGNKNPAQTPYTPSVSLIYGLQEALNDIEKEGLDNRVARHHLNAEASRNASKALGFELFAEEEHASCTVTALKIPEGLTDDDIRGTMLNKYGVQLAGGQDHLKGNVFRIGHMGVTNYKELAITFTALGMTLKEKGVDVDAGAGVAALADTYIN; from the coding sequence ATGAATGATACATTATTAATGCTTCCAGGACCTGTAAATGTAGCTCCAAATGTACTTGCTGCAATGTCTAAAGGTATTGTAAACCACAGAGGAGCTGAATTCGGGAAAATATATAATGAAACTTGTGATGCAATGTCAAGAGTTTTCAAAACCGATAATCAATCTTATATATTCACATCATCTGGTACTGGTGGTATGGAAGCAGCTATTGCAAATATAGCTAATCCAAAAGAAAAAATATTAAGTGTTGTAGGAGGTAAATTCGGAGAACGTTTCGCAGATATTGCAAGAGTTCACGGAATCGATGTTGAAGAATTAGCTGTGGAATGGGGAACTGCAGTAACTCCTGAGGCTATTGAAGCAGCACTTGAAGCTGATGAAAACATTAAAGCAGTAAGTTTAATTCACAATGAAACTTCTACTGGTGTAGCTGCACCAATTAAAGAAATTGGTAAAGTTATGAAAAACTACGACGCATTATTTGTTGTAGATACCGTATCTTCCCTTGGAGGAGACGAAGTAGATGTTGATAAATTTGGAATTGATGTCTGTGTTACTGGATCACAGAAATGTTTAGCAGCACCACCAGGTCTTTCAATGATTACATTAAGTGACGATGCATGGAAAGCTGTCGAAGGTGTAAATCCACAGACCTATTACTTTAACATGAAAAAGTACAGAGATAGTGGAAATAAAAACCCTGCTCAAACTCCATACACCCCATCTGTATCATTAATCTACGGATTACAAGAGGCACTTAATGATATTGAAAAAGAAGGATTAGATAATAGGGTTGCACGTCACCACTTAAATGCAGAGGCATCAAGGAATGCATCTAAAGCATTAGGATTTGAACTCTTTGCTGAAGAGGAACATGCATCTTGTACTGTTACTGCACTTAAAATACCTGAAGGATTAACTGATGATGATATCAGAGGAACTATGTTAAACAAATATGGTGTACAATTAGCTGGTGGACAAGACCACCTTAAAGGTAATGTCTTCAGAATAGGACATATGGGAGTAACTAATTATAAAGAATTAGCTATAACCTTTACCGCTTTAGGTATGACATTAAAAGAAAAAGGAGTAGATGTTGACGCTGGTGCAGGTGTAGCTGCATTAGCTGACACATACATAAACTAA
- a CDS encoding 6-hydroxymethylpterin diphosphokinase MptE-like protein has product MKFSDWETWYEKILDDFGFIREDDEDSAKLLDKVLDEEGYITIEELKENCVDFKNTDKFIVFGAGPSIKKHIHDIRENYNLDDYVLVSADGATTALLEGHIVPDIVATDLDGNMDDLLAANYRHAYPVIHAHGNNKELIEKYVPFFDNVLGTTQSKPEGHLYNFGGFTDGDRAMFLSLALGAKTLILAGMDFGTIVTQYSRPKNPGRLMPADEIKTKKLEYAENLTNWIRENTDVELINLCD; this is encoded by the coding sequence ATGAAATTCAGTGATTGGGAAACATGGTATGAAAAGATTTTAGATGATTTTGGATTTATAAGAGAGGATGATGAGGATTCAGCTAAACTTCTAGATAAGGTGTTAGATGAGGAAGGTTATATTACAATTGAGGAGTTAAAAGAAAACTGTGTTGATTTCAAGAATACCGATAAGTTTATAGTATTCGGTGCTGGACCTTCTATTAAAAAACATATTCATGATATTAGGGAAAATTACAATCTTGATGATTATGTTTTAGTTTCTGCTGATGGTGCTACTACTGCACTTTTAGAAGGTCATATCGTTCCGGATATTGTGGCTACTGATTTGGACGGAAATATGGATGATCTTTTGGCAGCTAATTATAGACATGCATATCCTGTTATTCATGCTCATGGTAATAATAAGGAATTAATAGAGAAATATGTTCCATTTTTCGATAATGTTTTAGGAACAACTCAATCAAAGCCAGAAGGACATCTTTATAACTTCGGTGGTTTTACAGATGGTGATAGGGCAATGTTTTTATCACTTGCTTTAGGTGCTAAAACATTAATACTTGCAGGTATGGACTTCGGTACAATTGTAACCCAATATTCTAGACCTAAAAATCCAGGTAGATTAATGCCTGCAGATGAGATTAAAACTAAAAAATTAGAATATGCCGAGAATTTAACTAATTGGATTAGGGAAAATACCGATGTTGAGTTAATTAATCTCTGTGATTAA
- a CDS encoding ORC1-type DNA replication protein — MGIKDILMFDETIFRNENVFNPDYTPQNYDFRDSQMEAMATCIRPALRGGRPINSVILGPCATGKTTAVKKVFELVEDTTNKVVCCFINCQLHTTPFSVMSEIFKKIFNHYPPETGVPYAKVYKQIMDYLLDNDKSLIVAFDDVNYLFQTKNANKLFYDILRAYEEFPGVRTGLFVILSDIAFKYSLDKNVNTVFIPQDIVFQPYTRSEVLDILKKRAHYGFYDGVISDDIIEEITDYTVDSGDLRVGIDLLKVCGNIAESEANPKITEDHLEKAKSQQISVNLVETYKSLSDVERQLLKIVASSDEILTAGELSKLFKEKTGLSYATFNRTLDKLEFLRLIDTKLTGKGVRGNSRQIIIRFNPEDIKSLDI; from the coding sequence ATGGGAATTAAAGATATTTTAATGTTTGATGAAACAATTTTTAGGAATGAAAATGTTTTTAATCCAGACTACACTCCTCAGAATTATGATTTTAGGGACAGTCAAATGGAGGCAATGGCAACATGTATTAGACCTGCTTTAAGAGGAGGTCGTCCAATTAATTCTGTAATTTTAGGTCCATGTGCTACTGGAAAGACAACAGCAGTTAAAAAAGTATTTGAACTTGTTGAGGACACTACCAATAAGGTTGTCTGTTGCTTTATAAATTGTCAGCTTCACACCACTCCCTTCAGTGTCATGTCTGAAATATTTAAGAAAATTTTCAACCATTATCCTCCTGAAACAGGGGTTCCTTATGCTAAGGTATATAAACAGATAATGGATTATTTACTGGATAACGATAAAAGTTTAATTGTGGCATTTGATGATGTTAATTATCTTTTCCAGACTAAAAATGCTAATAAATTATTTTATGATATTTTAAGGGCTTATGAGGAATTTCCTGGAGTCAGAACTGGTTTATTTGTAATATTGTCAGATATCGCTTTTAAATATTCCCTGGATAAGAATGTTAATACTGTGTTTATTCCCCAGGACATTGTTTTCCAACCATATACACGTTCCGAGGTTTTAGACATTCTTAAAAAAAGAGCACACTATGGCTTTTATGATGGTGTAATCTCCGATGATATAATTGAGGAAATTACTGATTATACCGTTGATAGTGGAGATTTAAGGGTAGGTATTGATTTGCTCAAAGTCTGCGGTAACATTGCAGAATCCGAGGCTAATCCTAAGATTACAGAGGATCATTTGGAAAAAGCAAAATCACAGCAAATCTCAGTAAATCTTGTAGAAACATATAAATCTTTAAGTGATGTTGAAAGACAATTGTTAAAAATAGTGGCAAGTAGCGATGAGATTCTAACTGCAGGTGAACTATCAAAATTATTCAAAGAAAAAACAGGATTAAGTTATGCGACTTTTAATAGGACCTTGGATAAATTAGAATTTTTAAGATTAATAGACACAAAACTTACAGGAAAAGGTGTAAGAGGTAATTCACGACAGATTATTATAAGATTTAATCCAGAGGATATTAAATCTTTAGATATATAA
- a CDS encoding archease encodes MLSNNKKPDKPYEFFDVTADIGFLSYGNTLKEAFENAGLAMFNIISNTDNVDPVEDMDIEVESEDLVSLLYDYLEELLFLHEVNFILFSKFNVDIEKIDGDNGNQYRLKANIKGESINWDVKHERGSEVKAITFHMMEVKKIDDYYRLRVILDL; translated from the coding sequence ATGTTATCCAATAATAAAAAACCAGATAAACCTTATGAATTTTTTGATGTCACTGCAGATATTGGGTTTTTATCCTATGGAAATACCTTAAAAGAGGCTTTTGAAAACGCGGGACTTGCAATGTTTAACATCATCTCCAATACAGATAATGTTGATCCTGTTGAGGATATGGATATTGAAGTGGAATCAGAGGATTTAGTGTCCCTTCTTTATGACTATTTAGAGGAGTTATTGTTTTTACATGAGGTTAATTTTATCCTATTTTCAAAATTCAATGTTGATATTGAAAAGATAGATGGAGATAATGGAAACCAATATAGATTAAAGGCCAATATTAAGGGAGAATCTATAAATTGGGATGTAAAACATGAAAGAGGTTCCGAGGTTAAGGCCATAACCTTTCATATGATGGAAGTTAAAAAGATTGATGATTATTATAGGCTAAGGGTAATTCTTGATTTATAA
- a CDS encoding RtcB family protein, whose translation MSIKEEITKVRDNVWEIPSSYKREMRVPGRIYIDDEGFENLEDEALEQVANVACLPGIQQYSIGLPDIHFGYGFSIGGVGAVSTKNGVISPGGVGFDINCGVRMIRTNLTAEDIEPKIKELTDTLFKNIPSGVGSKGRFHLKENQVDDVLKYGAEWAVDHEFGWDDDLKYLEENGRLLDADPSLVSDKAKRRGISQLGSLGSGNHFLEIQKVDEIYNEEAAKAFGIVPGTITIMIHSGSRGCGHQVCSDYLRLMDKAYKKYEVTLPDRQLACAPIDSHEAQDYLKSMYAAANYAWANRQMMTHWVRESFEDVLGQSAEDMGMTTIYDVAHNIAKKEVHKVRKSKQELIVHRKGATRAFGPGRIEIPKEYRSIGQPVLIPGTMGTSSYILHGTDVAMEETFGSTAHGAGRVLSRSKAKKEFTPESIEQTLQSKGIHIKANTRPIIAEEAPGAYKNVDNVVKTSDMTGIAKLVAKVSPLAVTKG comes from the coding sequence ATGAGTATTAAAGAAGAGATTACAAAAGTTCGGGATAATGTATGGGAAATTCCTAGTAGTTATAAAAGGGAAATGAGAGTTCCTGGTAGAATATACATTGATGATGAAGGTTTTGAAAACCTTGAAGATGAGGCTCTTGAACAAGTTGCAAATGTTGCTTGTCTTCCAGGTATTCAACAATATTCCATAGGACTTCCTGATATCCATTTTGGATATGGATTTAGTATTGGTGGTGTAGGTGCCGTCAGTACTAAGAATGGGGTAATAAGTCCCGGTGGTGTAGGCTTTGATATTAACTGTGGAGTAAGAATGATAAGAACCAATCTTACAGCAGAGGATATTGAACCTAAAATTAAAGAGTTAACCGATACTTTATTTAAAAATATTCCTTCCGGTGTAGGAAGTAAAGGACGATTCCATCTTAAGGAAAACCAGGTGGATGATGTTTTAAAATACGGTGCAGAATGGGCTGTGGACCATGAATTTGGTTGGGATGATGATTTAAAATATCTTGAAGAAAATGGTAGGCTATTGGATGCAGATCCTAGTTTAGTATCCGATAAGGCTAAAAGAAGAGGTATTTCTCAATTAGGCTCTCTCGGTTCTGGAAACCATTTCCTGGAAATTCAGAAAGTGGATGAGATATACAATGAAGAGGCTGCAAAAGCTTTTGGAATTGTTCCAGGCACTATAACTATTATGATTCACAGTGGATCCCGTGGATGTGGTCATCAGGTATGTTCTGATTATTTGAGATTAATGGATAAGGCATATAAAAAATATGAGGTTACTCTTCCTGATAGACAACTAGCTTGTGCACCAATAGATTCCCACGAGGCTCAGGATTATTTAAAATCAATGTATGCTGCTGCAAATTATGCATGGGCAAACAGACAAATGATGACTCACTGGGTAAGGGAATCATTTGAAGATGTTCTAGGTCAGTCTGCAGAGGATATGGGCATGACAACTATTTATGACGTAGCACATAATATAGCTAAGAAAGAGGTTCATAAGGTTAGAAAATCTAAACAAGAACTTATTGTTCATAGAAAAGGAGCAACTAGGGCATTTGGTCCAGGTAGAATTGAAATTCCTAAAGAATATCGTAGTATTGGTCAACCAGTTTTAATTCCAGGAACAATGGGTACATCTTCATATATACTTCATGGAACCGATGTTGCAATGGAAGAGACATTTGGTTCTACTGCTCATGGTGCAGGAAGGGTCTTATCAAGGTCTAAAGCTAAAAAAGAATTTACTCCCGAATCAATTGAACAAACACTTCAAAGTAAAGGTATTCATATTAAAGCAAATACCAGACCAATTATTGCTGAAGAGGCACCTGGAGCATATAAGAATGTGGACAATGTTGTTAAAACATCTGATATGACAGGTATTGCAAAACTTGTTGCAAAGGTTAGCCCTCTTGCAGTTACAAAAGGATAA
- a CDS encoding S-methyl-5'-thioinosine phosphorylase: protein MLGIIGGSGVYEITELADSKEDITVDTEYGSVVVTMLNIESKKVAFISRHHKGHKTPPHMINYKANIQALANCGVDQIISTNAVGSINMEMPPGSIVLPDDFLDFTVLRDRTFYDNEVHHIDMSEPYCPRLREAILENGEDEKIIPHGTYVCTEGPRFETPAEIKMFKIIGGDLVGMTGLPEAVLAREKGICYETICVVSNFGTSISPDKLSFEEVAEIMEEKKHALLGLIHRTILSLDDDYDCDCHHALE from the coding sequence TTGTTAGGAATTATAGGCGGTAGTGGAGTTTATGAAATAACAGAGCTTGCTGATTCAAAAGAGGATATAACTGTAGATACTGAATACGGTTCTGTTGTTGTTACAATGTTAAATATCGAATCTAAAAAAGTGGCTTTTATTTCTCGTCATCATAAAGGACATAAAACCCCTCCTCACATGATCAATTATAAGGCCAATATACAGGCTTTAGCAAACTGTGGTGTGGACCAGATTATTTCCACTAATGCGGTAGGTTCCATTAACATGGAAATGCCTCCTGGATCAATAGTGCTTCCTGACGACTTTTTGGACTTTACAGTCTTAAGGGATAGAACATTTTATGATAACGAGGTACATCATATTGATATGTCCGAGCCTTATTGTCCAAGACTTAGGGAGGCTATTTTGGAAAACGGTGAAGATGAGAAAATTATTCCTCATGGTACATATGTATGTACCGAAGGTCCTAGATTTGAAACTCCTGCAGAGATTAAAATGTTTAAGATTATTGGTGGAGATTTAGTAGGTATGACAGGACTTCCGGAGGCAGTTCTTGCAAGGGAAAAGGGAATTTGCTATGAAACAATATGTGTTGTAAGCAATTTTGGAACCTCCATATCTCCGGATAAACTAAGCTTTGAAGAAGTTGCAGAGATTATGGAAGAGAAAAAACATGCACTTTTAGGCTTAATACATAGGACAATATTATCTTTAGATGATGACTATGACTGTGATTGCCATCATGCTTTAGAATAG
- a CDS encoding ATP-binding protein, with product MVTIIIDHDKCDGEDECGDCVDLCTMEVLQWVDGKVTPVDIDECSLCETCVDLCPNECITLKDD from the coding sequence ATGGTAACAATAATAATTGACCACGATAAATGTGATGGCGAAGATGAATGTGGAGACTGCGTAGATTTATGTACTATGGAAGTTCTTCAATGGGTAGATGGTAAGGTAACTCCTGTAGATATAGATGAATGTAGTTTATGTGAAACCTGTGTAGATTTATGTCCTAACGAATGTATTACATTAAAGGATGATTAG
- a CDS encoding flavodoxin family protein, with protein sequence MSKVILLCASPRPNGNTMGILNICADAIEANGVDAEIINIGNNNIHSCIGCGKCGETGKCVFDDGINEIVDKLRDADGFIPAAPVYFGTARGDMMAALQRIGKLSRGNDKFLSWMVGGPITVARRGGQTLTLQEMSMFFIINEMIIPGSSYWNMVFAGPEGSYKEDVEGIATVKLFATNVAKLINKIKD encoded by the coding sequence ATCTCAAAGGTTATTCTTTTATGTGCTAGCCCACGTCCAAATGGAAATACTATGGGCATTTTAAATATCTGTGCTGATGCTATTGAGGCTAATGGTGTGGACGCAGAAATTATTAACATTGGAAATAATAATATACACTCATGTATAGGATGCGGAAAATGTGGCGAAACTGGAAAATGTGTCTTTGATGACGGAATTAATGAGATTGTAGATAAACTTAGAGATGCTGATGGTTTCATACCTGCAGCTCCCGTATACTTTGGAACTGCACGTGGTGATATGATGGCTGCCCTTCAAAGAATTGGTAAACTTTCCCGTGGTAATGATAAATTCTTATCATGGATGGTTGGTGGACCAATTACTGTTGCAAGACGTGGTGGTCAAACATTAACTTTACAAGAAATGTCTATGTTCTTCATAATTAATGAAATGATTATTCCAGGTAGTAGCTATTGGAATATGGTTTTTGCAGGTCCTGAAGGATCTTATAAGGAAGATGTTGAAGGAATTGCAACCGTTAAATTATTTGCAACTAATGTTGCTAAGTTAATTAACAAAATTAAAGATTAA
- a CDS encoding NifB/NifX family molybdenum-iron cluster-binding protein — MKFAFASTDGRNVNLHFGKASSIYVYNYDEDNLEFQNKITVEIEEDKPHQGVKIVKALKEHDVDTIFVGQIGFKSKVRVDDAGIKVIVDEGPIEEVLERYIKHLEFMDKPLNI, encoded by the coding sequence GTGAAATTTGCTTTTGCTTCTACTGACGGTAGGAATGTAAATTTACATTTTGGTAAAGCCTCATCAATATATGTTTATAACTATGATGAGGATAACCTGGAATTTCAGAATAAAATTACTGTGGAAATAGAAGAGGATAAACCTCATCAGGGAGTAAAAATAGTTAAAGCTCTTAAGGAACATGATGTTGATACTATTTTTGTAGGGCAGATAGGTTTTAAATCAAAAGTCCGTGTTGATGATGCAGGAATTAAAGTCATTGTTGATGAGGGACCTATTGAAGAGGTTTTGGAAAGATACATTAAACATTTGGAATTTATGGATAAACCTCTTAATATATAA
- a CDS encoding 30S ribosomal protein S3ae, translating into MFMAKARRRVRDTWREKAWYTIKTPVEFGEKEIGSTPARDPEFLNGRTVEVTMRELTGDFSKQYIKLQFEIDNVAGKVANTKFTGHKITTDRIRSMIRRGTSRIDAPVIVTTKDDREIKVHVLAVTSRRAKSSQQKFMRETIENLVAESASEKSFKEFSEILTNGRLASEIYHNAKKIYPLNRVEIIKSKVLN; encoded by the coding sequence ATATTTATGGCAAAAGCTAGACGTCGAGTACGTGATACTTGGAGAGAAAAAGCATGGTACACTATTAAAACACCTGTTGAATTCGGTGAAAAAGAAATTGGTTCAACTCCTGCAAGAGACCCTGAATTCTTAAATGGAAGAACTGTAGAAGTAACTATGAGGGAATTAACCGGAGATTTCTCAAAACAATACATTAAATTACAATTTGAAATCGATAATGTTGCAGGTAAAGTTGCAAATACTAAATTTACAGGACATAAAATCACCACTGATCGTATTAGAAGTATGATTAGAAGAGGTACCAGTAGGATAGATGCTCCTGTTATTGTTACCACTAAAGATGACCGTGAAATTAAGGTTCATGTTTTAGCTGTAACTAGTAGAAGAGCTAAATCTTCCCAACAAAAATTCATGAGAGAAACCATTGAAAATTTAGTTGCTGAATCAGCAAGTGAAAAATCTTTCAAAGAATTTAGTGAAATCTTAACTAATGGTAGATTAGCTTCTGAAATTTACCATAACGCTAAAAAAATATACCCACTTAACAGGGTAGAAATTATTAAAAGTAAAGTTTTAAACTAG